A window from Clupea harengus chromosome 14, Ch_v2.0.2, whole genome shotgun sequence encodes these proteins:
- the arhgap11a gene encoding rho GTPase-activating protein 11A isoform X1, with amino-acid sequence MKVLERNVMRLAVVQHLRATYNIKTKNWNKNKQNSKLSASQSVKVFGVPLEGLPHCPLLDYGSVPSFLVDACTYLMVHANTEGLFRKSGSIVRLKALRAKLDQGEDCLSSALPVDVAALLKQFFREMPEPVLSTELHASFLKAQELPTEEERTSATMLLSCVLPDRNLNTMRYFFSFLQSVSQRSAENKMDSSNLSVIFAPNLLHCAEGAEKMNAATEKKLKLQAAVVHCFIQNARDFGVVPQFLQEKVPAMLGCGAGLFSPPLDHVEENSANSGLRRSGRRSLGVFSSATPVIMTPRTKRKLPMDSDQNRESSNKKRRSIKKNLGIELLPHVLFGAGSTPGSVHSACSPSVVSTGKTTRLAVSSARRKSKRLSYRTHQINRHESGKSGCFSPRVPKKDAARKSLRLRFSLGKGIKETVPLFQQTFGSQSLGVAKGSETIGWRLATQDSTTSFHVTKEPDSSPAVILRNKHACKVTKYISQSEDNLLSPQHGPEDYRSSWNGETPDGAPPYLHDSFSDTPMNVCLKNNYFSEPAIVSAKPPAVCSLPKAICCATSAESLDSACSIAEEGSSTGPTLLKINRAFRESGNALHAVVKDHSASCGREELGQQERSHHSEAQASVPKGSEETLKSEGCLGVLTPAYKCVVDEQNITFGQIEIVPLSPLHIDSALFEFGGWDSREQSRGTLDMSTCAVYGSRDTLDELDEAPEAVNCSQLIDALDIQSPVVFRLNSVGCQSTPHKAQQELFKEPSLVQWESCGGSKPGRDTVEPKSEAALAKPNKEGVVVKVADQIQRFNLLTLKSPQGKRVRSPLKFQRTPVRQSVRRINSLLENSRKPGAQSGSLAKPRPMLKTTSLDAGLSTVTQLKPFLADPSQEDAVITKVPSFSKTRPPVPPKRVSIRNPSRIPALGDVTNKVPQRANGDTPVANRSETSEPPHKSLQQLVEKEVGHYRGSPRYPLNGGRLLSATKPIDL; translated from the exons atgaaggTTTTAGAAAGAAATGTGATGCGACTTGCAGTCGTGCAACATCTTCGTGCTACATACAACATCAAGACAAAGAActggaacaaaaacaaacagaacagcaAGCTGTCAGCAAGCCAGTCG GTGAAAGTGTTTGGTGTACCACTCGAAGGTTTGCCCCATTGTCCCCTGCTCGATTATGGCAGCGTACCAAG CTTTCTTGTGGACGCCTGCACATATCTAATggtgcatgcaaacacagaggGTTTGTTCAGAAAGTCGGGGTCCATTGTTCGCCTGAAGGCTCTCAGG GCTAAGCTGGATCAGGGTGAGGACTGCTTGTCGTCTGCTCTCCCTGTGGATGTGGCCGCACTGCTGAAGCAGTTCTTCAGGGAGATGCCGGAGCCTGTGCTGTCCACGGAGCTGCACGCGTCCTTCCTCAAGGCCCAGGAGCTGCCCACAGAAGAGGAGCGGACCTCGGCCACCATGCTGCTGTCCTGCGTGCTGCCTGATCGAAACTTAAACACCATGCGGTACTTCTTCAGCTTCCTCCAGAGTGTGTCTCAGAG GAGTGCTGAGAACAAAATGGACAGCAGTAACCTGTCTGTGATCTTCGCCCCTAACCTCCTGCACTGTGCAGAGGGGGCTGAGAAGATGAACGCTGCCACTGAGAAGAAGCTCAAGCTGCAGGCCGCCGTGGTGCACTGCTTCATACAGAATGCGCGGGACTTCG GTGTGGTTCCCCAGTTCCTCCAGGAGAAGGTTCCAGCCATGCTGGGCTGTGGGGCTGGTCTCTTCTCCCCGCCACTGGACCACGTGGAGGAGAACAGTGCCAACTCAGGCCTGAGGAGGAGCGGGAGGCGCAGCCTAGGAG TGTTTTCCTCTGCAACCCCAGTGATTATGACGCCCAGGACCAAGCGCAAGCTTCCCATGGACTCGGACCAGAACCGCGAGTCCTCCAACAAGAAACGCAGGTCCATCAAGAAGAACCTGGGCATCGAGCTGCTCCCCCACGTCTTGTTTGGCGCTGGGTCCACCCCTGGATCAG TACACAGCGCCTGTTCTCCTTCAGTGGTGTCTACGGGCAAGACCACCAGACTGGCGGTGAGCTCTGCCCGCAGAAAGAGCAAAAGGCTGAGTTACAGAACCCATCAGATCAACAG gcatGAGTCAGGCAAATCTGGTTGCTTTTCTCCCAGAGTTCCTAAGAAAGATGCAGCCAGGAAGTCCCTGCGTCTGCGCTTTAGCCTGGGCAAAGGCATCAAAGAGACT GTGCCTCTGTTCCAACAGACGTTTGGCTCACAGTCTCTCGGAGTGGCAAAGGGATCAGAGACCATTGGCTGGCGCCTGGCCACCCAGGACAGCACCACCAGTTttcacgtcaccaaagagcctGATAGTAGCCCTGCTGTTATTTTACGCAACAAGCACGCGTGTAAAG TCACCAAATACATCAGCCAATCGGAGGACAACCTGCTGTCTCCCCAGCATGGCCCTGAGGACTATCGGAGCTCCTGGAATGGCGAGACGCCTGACGGGGCCCCACCTTACCTGCACGACTCCTTCTCTGACACCCCCATGAACGTGTGCCTGAAGAACAACTACTTCTCCGAGCCCGCCATAGTCAGCGCCAAGCCCCCCGCAGTCTGCAGCCTCCCTAAGGCTATTTGCTGCGCCACTAGTGCCGAGAGCCTGGACAGCGCCTGTTCTATCGCAGAGGAGGGCTCCTCGACCGGGCCCACCCTGCTGAAGATCAATAGGGCCTTCAGGGAGTCTGGCAATGCCCTGCATGCTGTAGTAAAGGACCACAGCGCCTCTTGTGGACGGGAGGAGTTAGGACAACAGGAGAGGAGCCACCATAGTGAGGCCCAGGCCTCTGTGCCAAAGGGCAGTGAAGAGACACTGAAGAGCGAAGGCTGCTTGGGTGTCCTCACCCCTGCCTATAAGTGCGTAGTGGACGAGCAAAATATCACATTCGGACAGATCGAAATCGTCCCCCTGTCCCCTCTTCACATTGACAGTGCCTTGTTCGAATTCGGGGGATGGGACAGCAGAGAACAGTCCAGGGGGACCTTGGACATGTCCACCTGTGCCGTCTATGGCAGCCGCGACACCCTGGATGAGCTGGACGAGGCGCCGGAAGCGGTCAACTGCAGCCAGCTGATTGACGCGTTGGACATTCAGAGTCCCGTGGTGTTCCGACTGAACTCTGTAGGCTGCCAGTCCACACCACACAAAGCCCAGCAGGAGTTGTTTAAAGAACCTTCACTGGTGCAGTGGGAGAGCTGTGGAGGTTCTAAGCCAGGACGAGACACGGTTGAACCAAAAAGTGAGGCTGCGCTCGCCAAGCCAAACAAGGAAGGCGTGGTCGTGAAGGTGGCGGACCAGATCCAACGGTTTAACTTGCTCACTCTCAAATCGCCCCAGGGTAAGAGGGTCCGATCGCCCCTCAAGTTCCAGAGGACGCCTGTACGCCAGTCCGTTAGGAGGATTAACTCCCTCTTAGAGAACTCCAGAAAACCTGGAGCCCAATCGGGATCCCTCGCGAAGCCTCGCCCCATGCTGAAGACCACCAGCCTGGACGCTGGTCTTTCCACCGTCACCCAGCTAAAGCCTTTCCTTGCAGATCCCTCTCAAGAAGATGCGGTGATCACCAAGGTGCCATCCTTCTCCAAAACCCGACCCCCAGTCCCTCCAAAGAGGGTTTCCATCCGTAACCCCTCTAGGATCCCTGCCCTGGGAGACGTGACCAATAAGGTGCCACAGAGGGCAAACGGTGACACCCCGGTAGCCAATAGGAGTGAAACATCTGAGCCCCCTCACAAGTCCCTACAGCAGTTGGTGGAGAAAGAAGTGGGGCACTACAGGGGCTCCCCTAGGTACCCCCTTAATGGGGGCAGGCTCCTGTCCGCTACCAAACCCATAGACCTTTGA
- the arhgap11a gene encoding rho GTPase-activating protein 11A isoform X3: MKVLERNVMRLAVVQHLRATYNIKTKNWNKNKQNSKLSASQSVKVFGVPLEGLPHCPLLDYGSVPSFLVDACTYLMVHANTEGLFRKSGSIVRLKALRAKLDQGEDCLSSALPVDVAALLKQFFREMPEPVLSTELHASFLKAQELPTEEERTSATMLLSCVLPDRNLNTMRYFFSFLQSVSQRSAENKMDSSNLSVIFAPNLLHCAEGAEKMNAATEKKLKLQAAVVHCFIQNARDFGVVPQFLQEKVPAMLGCGAGLFSPPLDHVEENSANSGLRRSGRRSLGDLVNGALNKFLVNRTPTSTPKSEERVFSSATPVIMTPRTKRKLPMDSDQNRESSNKKRRSIKKNLGIELLPHVLFGAGSTPGSVHSACSPSVVSTGKTTRLAVSSARRKSKRLSYRTHQINRHESGKSGCFSPRVPKKDAARKSLRLRFSLGKGIKETTFGSQSLGVAKGSETIGWRLATQDSTTSFHVTKEPDSSPAVILRNKHACKVTKYISQSEDNLLSPQHGPEDYRSSWNGETPDGAPPYLHDSFSDTPMNVCLKNNYFSEPAIVSAKPPAVCSLPKAICCATSAESLDSACSIAEEGSSTGPTLLKINRAFRESGNALHAVVKDHSASCGREELGQQERSHHSEAQASVPKGSEETLKSEGCLGVLTPAYKCVVDEQNITFGQIEIVPLSPLHIDSALFEFGGWDSREQSRGTLDMSTCAVYGSRDTLDELDEAPEAVNCSQLIDALDIQSPVVFRLNSVGCQSTPHKAQQELFKEPSLVQWESCGGSKPGRDTVEPKSEAALAKPNKEGVVVKVADQIQRFNLLTLKSPQGKRVRSPLKFQRTPVRQSVRRINSLLENSRKPGAQSGSLAKPRPMLKTTSLDAGLSTVTQLKPFLADPSQEDAVITKVPSFSKTRPPVPPKRVSIRNPSRIPALGDVTNKVPQRANGDTPVANRSETSEPPHKSLQQLVEKEVGHYRGSPRYPLNGGRLLSATKPIDL, encoded by the exons atgaaggTTTTAGAAAGAAATGTGATGCGACTTGCAGTCGTGCAACATCTTCGTGCTACATACAACATCAAGACAAAGAActggaacaaaaacaaacagaacagcaAGCTGTCAGCAAGCCAGTCG GTGAAAGTGTTTGGTGTACCACTCGAAGGTTTGCCCCATTGTCCCCTGCTCGATTATGGCAGCGTACCAAG CTTTCTTGTGGACGCCTGCACATATCTAATggtgcatgcaaacacagaggGTTTGTTCAGAAAGTCGGGGTCCATTGTTCGCCTGAAGGCTCTCAGG GCTAAGCTGGATCAGGGTGAGGACTGCTTGTCGTCTGCTCTCCCTGTGGATGTGGCCGCACTGCTGAAGCAGTTCTTCAGGGAGATGCCGGAGCCTGTGCTGTCCACGGAGCTGCACGCGTCCTTCCTCAAGGCCCAGGAGCTGCCCACAGAAGAGGAGCGGACCTCGGCCACCATGCTGCTGTCCTGCGTGCTGCCTGATCGAAACTTAAACACCATGCGGTACTTCTTCAGCTTCCTCCAGAGTGTGTCTCAGAG GAGTGCTGAGAACAAAATGGACAGCAGTAACCTGTCTGTGATCTTCGCCCCTAACCTCCTGCACTGTGCAGAGGGGGCTGAGAAGATGAACGCTGCCACTGAGAAGAAGCTCAAGCTGCAGGCCGCCGTGGTGCACTGCTTCATACAGAATGCGCGGGACTTCG GTGTGGTTCCCCAGTTCCTCCAGGAGAAGGTTCCAGCCATGCTGGGCTGTGGGGCTGGTCTCTTCTCCCCGCCACTGGACCACGTGGAGGAGAACAGTGCCAACTCAGGCCTGAGGAGGAGCGGGAGGCGCAGCCTAGGAG ATTTGGTAAATGGAGCACTGAATAAGTTTTTAGTTAATAGAACCCCTACAAGCACCCCCAAGTCTGAAGAAAGGG TGTTTTCCTCTGCAACCCCAGTGATTATGACGCCCAGGACCAAGCGCAAGCTTCCCATGGACTCGGACCAGAACCGCGAGTCCTCCAACAAGAAACGCAGGTCCATCAAGAAGAACCTGGGCATCGAGCTGCTCCCCCACGTCTTGTTTGGCGCTGGGTCCACCCCTGGATCAG TACACAGCGCCTGTTCTCCTTCAGTGGTGTCTACGGGCAAGACCACCAGACTGGCGGTGAGCTCTGCCCGCAGAAAGAGCAAAAGGCTGAGTTACAGAACCCATCAGATCAACAG gcatGAGTCAGGCAAATCTGGTTGCTTTTCTCCCAGAGTTCCTAAGAAAGATGCAGCCAGGAAGTCCCTGCGTCTGCGCTTTAGCCTGGGCAAAGGCATCAAAGAGACT ACGTTTGGCTCACAGTCTCTCGGAGTGGCAAAGGGATCAGAGACCATTGGCTGGCGCCTGGCCACCCAGGACAGCACCACCAGTTttcacgtcaccaaagagcctGATAGTAGCCCTGCTGTTATTTTACGCAACAAGCACGCGTGTAAAG TCACCAAATACATCAGCCAATCGGAGGACAACCTGCTGTCTCCCCAGCATGGCCCTGAGGACTATCGGAGCTCCTGGAATGGCGAGACGCCTGACGGGGCCCCACCTTACCTGCACGACTCCTTCTCTGACACCCCCATGAACGTGTGCCTGAAGAACAACTACTTCTCCGAGCCCGCCATAGTCAGCGCCAAGCCCCCCGCAGTCTGCAGCCTCCCTAAGGCTATTTGCTGCGCCACTAGTGCCGAGAGCCTGGACAGCGCCTGTTCTATCGCAGAGGAGGGCTCCTCGACCGGGCCCACCCTGCTGAAGATCAATAGGGCCTTCAGGGAGTCTGGCAATGCCCTGCATGCTGTAGTAAAGGACCACAGCGCCTCTTGTGGACGGGAGGAGTTAGGACAACAGGAGAGGAGCCACCATAGTGAGGCCCAGGCCTCTGTGCCAAAGGGCAGTGAAGAGACACTGAAGAGCGAAGGCTGCTTGGGTGTCCTCACCCCTGCCTATAAGTGCGTAGTGGACGAGCAAAATATCACATTCGGACAGATCGAAATCGTCCCCCTGTCCCCTCTTCACATTGACAGTGCCTTGTTCGAATTCGGGGGATGGGACAGCAGAGAACAGTCCAGGGGGACCTTGGACATGTCCACCTGTGCCGTCTATGGCAGCCGCGACACCCTGGATGAGCTGGACGAGGCGCCGGAAGCGGTCAACTGCAGCCAGCTGATTGACGCGTTGGACATTCAGAGTCCCGTGGTGTTCCGACTGAACTCTGTAGGCTGCCAGTCCACACCACACAAAGCCCAGCAGGAGTTGTTTAAAGAACCTTCACTGGTGCAGTGGGAGAGCTGTGGAGGTTCTAAGCCAGGACGAGACACGGTTGAACCAAAAAGTGAGGCTGCGCTCGCCAAGCCAAACAAGGAAGGCGTGGTCGTGAAGGTGGCGGACCAGATCCAACGGTTTAACTTGCTCACTCTCAAATCGCCCCAGGGTAAGAGGGTCCGATCGCCCCTCAAGTTCCAGAGGACGCCTGTACGCCAGTCCGTTAGGAGGATTAACTCCCTCTTAGAGAACTCCAGAAAACCTGGAGCCCAATCGGGATCCCTCGCGAAGCCTCGCCCCATGCTGAAGACCACCAGCCTGGACGCTGGTCTTTCCACCGTCACCCAGCTAAAGCCTTTCCTTGCAGATCCCTCTCAAGAAGATGCGGTGATCACCAAGGTGCCATCCTTCTCCAAAACCCGACCCCCAGTCCCTCCAAAGAGGGTTTCCATCCGTAACCCCTCTAGGATCCCTGCCCTGGGAGACGTGACCAATAAGGTGCCACAGAGGGCAAACGGTGACACCCCGGTAGCCAATAGGAGTGAAACATCTGAGCCCCCTCACAAGTCCCTACAGCAGTTGGTGGAGAAAGAAGTGGGGCACTACAGGGGCTCCCCTAGGTACCCCCTTAATGGGGGCAGGCTCCTGTCCGCTACCAAACCCATAGACCTTTGA
- the arhgap11a gene encoding rho GTPase-activating protein 11A isoform X2 — protein sequence MKVLERNVMRLAVVQHLRATYNIKTKNWNKNKQNSKLSASQSVKVFGVPLEGLPHCPLLDYGSVPSFLVDACTYLMVHANTEGLFRKSGSIVRLKALRAKLDQGEDCLSSALPVDVAALLKQFFREMPEPVLSTELHASFLKAQELPTEEERTSATMLLSCVLPDRNLNTMRYFFSFLQSVSQRSAENKMDSSNLSVIFAPNLLHCAEGAEKMNAATEKKLKLQAAVVHCFIQNARDFGVVPQFLQEKVPAMLGCGAGLFSPPLDHVEENSANSGLRRSGRRSLGVFSSATPVIMTPRTKRKLPMDSDQNRESSNKKRRSIKKNLGIELLPHVLFGAGSTPGSVHSACSPSVVSTGKTTRLAVSSARRKSKRLSYRTHQINRHESGKSGCFSPRVPKKDAARKSLRLRFSLGKGIKETTFGSQSLGVAKGSETIGWRLATQDSTTSFHVTKEPDSSPAVILRNKHACKVTKYISQSEDNLLSPQHGPEDYRSSWNGETPDGAPPYLHDSFSDTPMNVCLKNNYFSEPAIVSAKPPAVCSLPKAICCATSAESLDSACSIAEEGSSTGPTLLKINRAFRESGNALHAVVKDHSASCGREELGQQERSHHSEAQASVPKGSEETLKSEGCLGVLTPAYKCVVDEQNITFGQIEIVPLSPLHIDSALFEFGGWDSREQSRGTLDMSTCAVYGSRDTLDELDEAPEAVNCSQLIDALDIQSPVVFRLNSVGCQSTPHKAQQELFKEPSLVQWESCGGSKPGRDTVEPKSEAALAKPNKEGVVVKVADQIQRFNLLTLKSPQGKRVRSPLKFQRTPVRQSVRRINSLLENSRKPGAQSGSLAKPRPMLKTTSLDAGLSTVTQLKPFLADPSQEDAVITKVPSFSKTRPPVPPKRVSIRNPSRIPALGDVTNKVPQRANGDTPVANRSETSEPPHKSLQQLVEKEVGHYRGSPRYPLNGGRLLSATKPIDL from the exons atgaaggTTTTAGAAAGAAATGTGATGCGACTTGCAGTCGTGCAACATCTTCGTGCTACATACAACATCAAGACAAAGAActggaacaaaaacaaacagaacagcaAGCTGTCAGCAAGCCAGTCG GTGAAAGTGTTTGGTGTACCACTCGAAGGTTTGCCCCATTGTCCCCTGCTCGATTATGGCAGCGTACCAAG CTTTCTTGTGGACGCCTGCACATATCTAATggtgcatgcaaacacagaggGTTTGTTCAGAAAGTCGGGGTCCATTGTTCGCCTGAAGGCTCTCAGG GCTAAGCTGGATCAGGGTGAGGACTGCTTGTCGTCTGCTCTCCCTGTGGATGTGGCCGCACTGCTGAAGCAGTTCTTCAGGGAGATGCCGGAGCCTGTGCTGTCCACGGAGCTGCACGCGTCCTTCCTCAAGGCCCAGGAGCTGCCCACAGAAGAGGAGCGGACCTCGGCCACCATGCTGCTGTCCTGCGTGCTGCCTGATCGAAACTTAAACACCATGCGGTACTTCTTCAGCTTCCTCCAGAGTGTGTCTCAGAG GAGTGCTGAGAACAAAATGGACAGCAGTAACCTGTCTGTGATCTTCGCCCCTAACCTCCTGCACTGTGCAGAGGGGGCTGAGAAGATGAACGCTGCCACTGAGAAGAAGCTCAAGCTGCAGGCCGCCGTGGTGCACTGCTTCATACAGAATGCGCGGGACTTCG GTGTGGTTCCCCAGTTCCTCCAGGAGAAGGTTCCAGCCATGCTGGGCTGTGGGGCTGGTCTCTTCTCCCCGCCACTGGACCACGTGGAGGAGAACAGTGCCAACTCAGGCCTGAGGAGGAGCGGGAGGCGCAGCCTAGGAG TGTTTTCCTCTGCAACCCCAGTGATTATGACGCCCAGGACCAAGCGCAAGCTTCCCATGGACTCGGACCAGAACCGCGAGTCCTCCAACAAGAAACGCAGGTCCATCAAGAAGAACCTGGGCATCGAGCTGCTCCCCCACGTCTTGTTTGGCGCTGGGTCCACCCCTGGATCAG TACACAGCGCCTGTTCTCCTTCAGTGGTGTCTACGGGCAAGACCACCAGACTGGCGGTGAGCTCTGCCCGCAGAAAGAGCAAAAGGCTGAGTTACAGAACCCATCAGATCAACAG gcatGAGTCAGGCAAATCTGGTTGCTTTTCTCCCAGAGTTCCTAAGAAAGATGCAGCCAGGAAGTCCCTGCGTCTGCGCTTTAGCCTGGGCAAAGGCATCAAAGAGACT ACGTTTGGCTCACAGTCTCTCGGAGTGGCAAAGGGATCAGAGACCATTGGCTGGCGCCTGGCCACCCAGGACAGCACCACCAGTTttcacgtcaccaaagagcctGATAGTAGCCCTGCTGTTATTTTACGCAACAAGCACGCGTGTAAAG TCACCAAATACATCAGCCAATCGGAGGACAACCTGCTGTCTCCCCAGCATGGCCCTGAGGACTATCGGAGCTCCTGGAATGGCGAGACGCCTGACGGGGCCCCACCTTACCTGCACGACTCCTTCTCTGACACCCCCATGAACGTGTGCCTGAAGAACAACTACTTCTCCGAGCCCGCCATAGTCAGCGCCAAGCCCCCCGCAGTCTGCAGCCTCCCTAAGGCTATTTGCTGCGCCACTAGTGCCGAGAGCCTGGACAGCGCCTGTTCTATCGCAGAGGAGGGCTCCTCGACCGGGCCCACCCTGCTGAAGATCAATAGGGCCTTCAGGGAGTCTGGCAATGCCCTGCATGCTGTAGTAAAGGACCACAGCGCCTCTTGTGGACGGGAGGAGTTAGGACAACAGGAGAGGAGCCACCATAGTGAGGCCCAGGCCTCTGTGCCAAAGGGCAGTGAAGAGACACTGAAGAGCGAAGGCTGCTTGGGTGTCCTCACCCCTGCCTATAAGTGCGTAGTGGACGAGCAAAATATCACATTCGGACAGATCGAAATCGTCCCCCTGTCCCCTCTTCACATTGACAGTGCCTTGTTCGAATTCGGGGGATGGGACAGCAGAGAACAGTCCAGGGGGACCTTGGACATGTCCACCTGTGCCGTCTATGGCAGCCGCGACACCCTGGATGAGCTGGACGAGGCGCCGGAAGCGGTCAACTGCAGCCAGCTGATTGACGCGTTGGACATTCAGAGTCCCGTGGTGTTCCGACTGAACTCTGTAGGCTGCCAGTCCACACCACACAAAGCCCAGCAGGAGTTGTTTAAAGAACCTTCACTGGTGCAGTGGGAGAGCTGTGGAGGTTCTAAGCCAGGACGAGACACGGTTGAACCAAAAAGTGAGGCTGCGCTCGCCAAGCCAAACAAGGAAGGCGTGGTCGTGAAGGTGGCGGACCAGATCCAACGGTTTAACTTGCTCACTCTCAAATCGCCCCAGGGTAAGAGGGTCCGATCGCCCCTCAAGTTCCAGAGGACGCCTGTACGCCAGTCCGTTAGGAGGATTAACTCCCTCTTAGAGAACTCCAGAAAACCTGGAGCCCAATCGGGATCCCTCGCGAAGCCTCGCCCCATGCTGAAGACCACCAGCCTGGACGCTGGTCTTTCCACCGTCACCCAGCTAAAGCCTTTCCTTGCAGATCCCTCTCAAGAAGATGCGGTGATCACCAAGGTGCCATCCTTCTCCAAAACCCGACCCCCAGTCCCTCCAAAGAGGGTTTCCATCCGTAACCCCTCTAGGATCCCTGCCCTGGGAGACGTGACCAATAAGGTGCCACAGAGGGCAAACGGTGACACCCCGGTAGCCAATAGGAGTGAAACATCTGAGCCCCCTCACAAGTCCCTACAGCAGTTGGTGGAGAAAGAAGTGGGGCACTACAGGGGCTCCCCTAGGTACCCCCTTAATGGGGGCAGGCTCCTGTCCGCTACCAAACCCATAGACCTTTGA